One stretch of Agelaius phoeniceus isolate bAgePho1 chromosome 15, bAgePho1.hap1, whole genome shotgun sequence DNA includes these proteins:
- the CPLX2 gene encoding complexin-2 has product MDFVMKQALGGATKDMGKMLGGEEEKDPDAQKKEEERQEALRQQEEERKAKHARMEAEREKVRQQIRDKYGLKKKEEKEAEEKAALEQPCEGSLTRPKKAIPAGCGDEEEEEEESILDTVLKYLPGPLQDMFKK; this is encoded by the exons ATGGACTTCGTCATGAAGCAAGCGCTGGGTG GGGCCACCAAGGACATGGGGAAGATGCTGGGGGGTGAGGAGGAGAAGGATCCCGACGCgcagaagaaggaggaggagaggcaggaagCCCTGcgccagcaggaggaggagcggAAAGCCAAGCACGCCCGCATGGAAGCGGAGCGGGAGAAAGTCCGGCAGCAGATCCGTGACAAG TACGGgctgaagaagaaggaggagaaggaagcagaggagaaagctgctctggagcagccGTGTGAGGGCAGCCTGACACGCCCCAAGAAGGCGATCCCGGCAGGCTGTGGGGacgaggaagaggaggaggaggagagcatCCTGGACACCGTCCTCAAGTACCTGCCCGGCCCACTGCAGGATATGTTCAAGAAGTAA